A genomic window from Cytobacillus suaedae includes:
- a CDS encoding response regulator transcription factor, whose product MKSPIRLIVVDDHDMVRRGLVAYLETEPMIEIIAEGASGQEAVELVQKWNPDIVLMDLVMENGTGIEATEEIMKIHPCCKIIILTSFYDDKKVFPAIEAGAFSYILKTAKAEDIVSTIMKAANGENVIEPKVASVMMNRFRNQEKLPHHELTEREYDVLQCIGDGLTNQEIADELYIGIKTVKTHVSNILSKLEVADRTQAAIYANRNGILRKKE is encoded by the coding sequence ATGAAAAGTCCGATAAGGTTAATTGTAGTAGATGATCACGATATGGTAAGACGAGGATTAGTAGCCTATTTAGAAACTGAGCCTATGATCGAAATCATCGCTGAAGGCGCTAGTGGTCAAGAGGCTGTTGAGCTTGTCCAAAAATGGAACCCCGATATTGTTTTAATGGACTTAGTGATGGAAAATGGAACGGGAATCGAAGCAACAGAAGAAATTATGAAGATCCATCCATGTTGCAAAATCATTATTTTAACTAGCTTTTATGATGATAAAAAAGTTTTTCCGGCTATTGAAGCAGGAGCATTTAGTTATATCTTAAAAACGGCTAAAGCCGAAGACATTGTCTCAACCATAATGAAGGCGGCAAATGGCGAAAATGTAATAGAGCCTAAGGTTGCAAGTGTGATGATGAATCGTTTTAGAAACCAAGAAAAACTGCCACATCATGAGCTGACTGAACGGGAATATGATGTTTTACAATGCATAGGAGATGGATTAACGAATCAGGAAATTGCTGATGAACTATACATTGGTATAAAAACGGTCAAGACACATGTGAGCAATATCTTAAGTAAGCTAGAAGTTGCAGATCGAACACAAGCTGCCATTTATGCAAATAGAAATGGGATTTTACGAAAAAAAGAGTGA
- a CDS encoding PBP1A family penicillin-binding protein yields MKRHREKRWLIKKSIHKIILLALLVFILVGILAVNVYITTRDISGLNHVLPQPTVIYDRHGEVASTLLHSKIKGIEFEEVPNHVVNAVISVEDHRFYKHNGIDYLGILRAMFRNILAGEVVEGGSTITQQLTKNVFLTNDQTLSRKWEEYFLAQKIERTYSKNEILEMYLNQIYFGEGAWGIRNAAELYFGKKVQELTINESAILVGLIKAPSRLSPLKNFEKSMERRDIVLTLMHQHGYITEEEMNQAKAQEIVLEGKQLDPYEGQYPYYVDHIIEEAIEKYGLTQNEILSGGLHIYTELDQRMQKAAEQVYKNSELFPKGTSEQIVQSGTVLLDPKTGGINAIVGGRGEHVFRGFNHATQLERQPGSTMKPLAAYTPALEQGYSVFEDLPDLPMSFNGYKPSNFSNNYKGMVTMYDALRNSYNIPAVWMLNKVGLKSGIDAVERFGISLSKEDHNLSLALGGLQHGVSPLQMAEAYSTFPNNGVRHEAHAIKKVFDIKGDRLAVWQEESVQVTSPQVSERMTFMLKGVVDEGSGKNARISGRELAGKTGSTQVPISGIDGVKDQWFVGYTPDVVGAIWLGYDKTDKNHYLTTTSGTTAAVIFKEIMSAALEGTPSSSFNLPAFQSPKPIQRFDDKDDDKKEERRGRGKGEGKGKGNKWKDDDDD; encoded by the coding sequence ATGAAAAGACACCGAGAGAAAAGATGGCTTATTAAAAAAAGTATTCATAAAATAATTCTGCTAGCGCTATTAGTCTTTATATTGGTAGGAATTCTTGCAGTTAATGTTTATATCACTACAAGAGATATTAGTGGGTTAAACCATGTTCTACCACAACCAACCGTTATCTATGACCGACATGGTGAGGTAGCTAGTACATTACTACATTCTAAAATTAAAGGAATTGAATTTGAAGAAGTTCCAAACCATGTAGTAAATGCAGTTATATCAGTTGAGGATCATAGATTTTACAAACATAATGGGATCGACTATCTAGGCATCCTAAGAGCAATGTTTCGCAATATACTAGCTGGAGAAGTAGTTGAAGGTGGTAGTACCATTACCCAACAATTAACTAAGAATGTTTTTTTAACAAATGACCAAACATTGAGTAGAAAGTGGGAAGAGTACTTTTTAGCTCAAAAGATTGAAAGAACGTACTCTAAAAATGAGATTTTGGAAATGTATTTAAACCAAATTTATTTTGGTGAAGGAGCATGGGGAATCCGGAATGCTGCTGAATTGTATTTTGGCAAAAAAGTTCAGGAATTAACCATAAACGAATCTGCAATTTTAGTAGGGTTGATTAAAGCTCCTTCTAGGCTGTCTCCCCTTAAGAACTTTGAAAAGTCGATGGAGAGAAGAGATATTGTCCTAACCTTAATGCATCAGCATGGTTATATCACTGAAGAAGAAATGAATCAAGCTAAGGCTCAGGAAATTGTACTGGAAGGAAAACAACTTGATCCCTATGAGGGTCAGTATCCTTATTATGTAGATCATATTATTGAAGAAGCAATTGAAAAATATGGGCTCACTCAAAATGAGATTCTCTCAGGTGGACTGCACATCTATACGGAATTAGACCAAAGGATGCAAAAGGCCGCAGAACAAGTTTATAAAAATAGCGAACTATTTCCAAAAGGAACTTCGGAGCAAATCGTTCAAAGTGGAACAGTCCTGTTAGATCCTAAAACAGGTGGGATAAATGCGATTGTAGGTGGTAGAGGGGAACATGTTTTCAGAGGGTTTAATCATGCCACTCAGTTAGAAAGGCAACCTGGATCAACGATGAAGCCACTAGCTGCTTACACTCCAGCACTTGAACAAGGATATAGTGTATTTGAAGACTTGCCTGATTTGCCGATGAGCTTTAATGGCTATAAACCATCTAACTTTAGTAACAACTATAAGGGGATGGTTACGATGTATGATGCCCTTAGAAACTCTTACAATATCCCAGCTGTTTGGATGTTAAATAAAGTTGGACTGAAAAGTGGGATTGACGCGGTAGAACGATTTGGTATTTCCTTATCAAAAGAAGACCATAATTTAAGTCTGGCCCTTGGTGGATTACAGCATGGTGTTTCTCCATTACAAATGGCAGAAGCGTATTCTACCTTTCCTAACAACGGAGTTAGACATGAGGCCCATGCAATCAAAAAAGTATTTGATATTAAGGGTGATAGACTTGCTGTTTGGCAAGAAGAATCTGTTCAAGTAACTAGTCCTCAAGTTTCAGAAAGAATGACCTTTATGCTTAAGGGTGTTGTTGATGAGGGTTCAGGTAAAAATGCACGAATTTCGGGTCGAGAGCTAGCTGGAAAAACAGGATCGACTCAAGTACCGATCAGTGGGATTGATGGTGTAAAGGACCAATGGTTTGTAGGATATACACCTGATGTAGTTGGAGCCATTTGGTTAGGTTATGATAAAACAGATAAAAATCATTACTTAACAACAACAAGTGGAACAACAGCAGCGGTAATATTTAAGGAAATAATGAGTGCCGCTTTAGAGGGCACACCTAGTAGTTCCTTCAATCTTCCAGCCTTCCAATCTCCTAAGCCTATTCAAAGATTTGATGACAAAGATGACGATAAGAAAGAAGAACGAAGAGGTCGAGGAAAGGGTGAAGGGAAAGGGAAAGGAAACAAGTGGAAAGACGATGATGACGATTGA
- a CDS encoding NfeD family protein → MELFGYSLQEIYLFGLIIGGILTLLYILFSDILEGIFEAIPDGVFNPTLIFSFVTIFSATGYLFEKLSPLNSFIVFMISVILALFSVILLNIFVLVPLRSAEESIVFTEDDLKGRLGKVIISIPEDGFGEVVLEGNSGTLSMSAKSFDDDPIPYDKEVLVIDVKESVLYVKAYDSFN, encoded by the coding sequence ATGGAACTTTTCGGTTATTCATTACAAGAAATCTATTTATTTGGGCTTATCATTGGTGGTATATTAACCCTTCTTTATATTTTATTTAGTGATATTTTAGAAGGCATCTTTGAAGCAATTCCTGATGGTGTATTTAATCCTACTCTCATCTTTTCATTTGTTACTATATTTAGTGCAACGGGATACTTGTTTGAAAAACTATCACCGTTAAATAGTTTTATTGTCTTTATGATTTCTGTCATTCTTGCACTTTTTTCAGTCATTTTGTTAAATATATTCGTACTAGTTCCTCTAAGGTCAGCTGAAGAATCAATCGTTTTTACTGAAGATGATCTGAAAGGAAGACTTGGTAAAGTGATTATATCCATACCAGAGGATGGCTTTGGAGAAGTAGTGCTTGAAGGAAATAGCGGGACTCTTTCAATGTCAGCTAAAAGTTTTGATGATGACCCAATACCTTATGACAAGGAAGTACTAGTCATAGATGTGAAAGAATCTGTTCTTTATGTGAAAGCATATGATAGCTTTAATTAA
- a CDS encoding flotillin family protein, giving the protein MPSIFIIVGIVVVLLLALIAVFVTKYRTAGPDEALIVTGSYLGGKNVHVDESGNRIKIVRGGGTFVLPVFQQAEPLSLLSSKLDVSTPEVYTEQGVPVMADGTAIIKIGGTINQIATAAEQFLGKSKQDRENEAREVLEGHLRSILGSMTVEEIYKNREKFSQEVQRVASQDLAKMGLVIVSFTIKDVRDKNGYLDSLGKPRIAQVKRDADIATAEADKETRIKRAEAAKDAQKAELERATEIAEAEKLNQLKIAEFRREQDIAKARADQAYHLEEARAKQEVTEQQMQVQIIERQKQIELEEKEIARREKQYDSEVKKKADADRYAVEQAAAADKAKQYAEADANKYRIEAQAKAEAEKIRIDGLAKAEAQRAQGESEAEVIRLKGLAEAEAKEKIAEAFEQFGQAAILDMIIRMLPEYAKQVASPLANIDKITVVDTGGNGPNSGANKVTGYATNLMASLQESLKASSGIDVKELIENFSGKGNVRHSIDSLAKDLTEAKKTENPEKE; this is encoded by the coding sequence ATGCCATCTATATTTATTATTGTAGGTATTGTTGTCGTTTTACTATTGGCCCTAATTGCTGTCTTTGTAACGAAATATCGTACAGCAGGTCCTGACGAGGCGCTTATCGTAACAGGTAGCTACCTTGGTGGAAAAAATGTTCACGTTGATGAATCAGGTAACAGAATTAAGATCGTTCGTGGAGGAGGTACGTTTGTATTACCAGTCTTCCAACAAGCAGAACCATTAAGTCTATTATCTAGTAAACTGGATGTTTCCACACCAGAAGTTTATACAGAGCAAGGTGTGCCAGTTATGGCAGATGGAACAGCCATCATTAAAATTGGTGGAACCATCAATCAAATTGCTACTGCAGCTGAGCAATTTTTAGGTAAATCAAAACAGGATCGAGAAAATGAGGCGAGAGAGGTACTAGAAGGTCACCTTCGTTCTATTCTTGGGTCAATGACGGTTGAAGAAATCTATAAAAATCGTGAGAAGTTTTCACAGGAAGTTCAACGTGTAGCTTCACAGGACTTAGCAAAAATGGGATTAGTGATCGTTTCTTTCACAATTAAAGATGTTCGTGATAAAAATGGTTACTTAGATTCATTAGGTAAGCCAAGAATCGCTCAAGTAAAACGTGATGCAGATATTGCTACAGCTGAAGCAGATAAAGAAACACGTATCAAGCGTGCTGAAGCAGCTAAGGATGCTCAAAAAGCGGAATTAGAACGTGCAACTGAAATTGCTGAAGCAGAAAAGCTAAATCAATTAAAGATTGCAGAATTCCGTAGAGAGCAAGATATTGCGAAAGCACGTGCTGACCAAGCGTACCATCTAGAAGAAGCAAGAGCAAAACAAGAAGTTACAGAGCAACAAATGCAGGTTCAAATCATTGAGAGACAAAAGCAAATTGAGCTTGAAGAAAAAGAGATAGCTCGTCGTGAAAAGCAATATGATTCAGAAGTTAAGAAAAAGGCAGACGCAGACCGTTATGCAGTTGAGCAAGCGGCAGCCGCAGACAAAGCGAAACAATATGCTGAAGCAGATGCAAATAAATATCGTATTGAAGCTCAAGCGAAAGCTGAAGCTGAGAAAATCAGAATTGATGGTTTAGCAAAAGCCGAAGCACAACGTGCACAAGGGGAATCTGAGGCGGAAGTTATTCGTCTTAAAGGTCTTGCAGAAGCGGAAGCGAAAGAGAAAATTGCAGAAGCATTTGAACAGTTCGGTCAAGCAGCGATCCTAGACATGATCATTCGCATGCTTCCTGAATATGCAAAACAAGTGGCTAGTCCATTAGCGAATATCGATAAAATTACAGTTGTTGACACTGGTGGCAATGGTCCAAACAGCGGAGCAAATAAAGTGACAGGCTATGCAACAAACCTGATGGCTTCACTACAGGAATCACTTAAAGCATCTTCTGGAATTGATGTAAAAGAATTAATTGAAAACTTCTCAGGAAAAGGGAATGTAAGACACAGTATTGATTCACTTGCGAAGGATTTAACTGAAGCTAAGAAAACAGAAAATCCGGAGAAGGAATAA
- a CDS encoding DoxX family membrane protein: MRKNWILFVIVGGVLLTPLFAEAHVKWFTDVQPEKETIQNILSPFFMVMALLSALILSVLPQLLPKLMKIPYVGDIDKKLDNFRRFSRYLLKYGTAVTLIIQVVSGTIFAPEFLIENSWETVLIWAAIITLLIPNHYATKIGASIILALFLYVLSNVGLFHMLDYGFYLAIIFVLLIGKTRLENWGFPFLYLGTGLSLCWVAVEKWVYPVMSVDIIHNHNVPTFGFAPEQFIVMAAFIEFIVGYLLVVGVLNRILSVVLTLIFFSTTLLFGVTEIIGHFMIHVVLVIFIIEGVSFYNPPIRIHKSIIDQMIFVFLNYIFVLATFILIYYRFA; encoded by the coding sequence ATGCGGAAAAACTGGATTCTCTTTGTAATTGTTGGGGGTGTGTTGTTAACTCCCCTTTTTGCAGAGGCACACGTGAAATGGTTTACAGATGTCCAACCTGAGAAAGAAACGATTCAAAACATATTATCGCCATTTTTTATGGTAATGGCTTTACTTTCAGCACTAATTTTATCAGTTTTACCTCAGTTATTGCCAAAGTTGATGAAGATACCGTATGTTGGGGATATCGATAAAAAGCTCGATAATTTTCGAAGGTTTTCTAGATATTTGCTGAAATATGGAACGGCAGTAACACTTATTATTCAAGTAGTATCAGGCACTATTTTTGCCCCGGAATTTTTAATTGAAAACAGCTGGGAAACAGTCTTAATTTGGGCTGCAATTATAACACTACTGATTCCAAATCATTATGCTACAAAAATTGGGGCATCCATCATTTTAGCCTTGTTCCTATATGTTCTATCAAACGTCGGTCTATTCCATATGCTTGATTATGGATTTTATCTTGCTATCATTTTTGTGCTTTTAATCGGTAAAACTAGATTAGAAAATTGGGGTTTTCCTTTTCTCTATTTAGGAACAGGATTATCGCTCTGCTGGGTTGCGGTTGAAAAATGGGTATATCCAGTAATGAGTGTAGATATCATCCACAATCATAATGTGCCGACTTTTGGATTTGCCCCTGAACAGTTCATTGTCATGGCGGCATTTATTGAGTTTATTGTTGGCTATTTGCTTGTGGTTGGTGTGCTAAATAGGATCTTATCCGTAGTTTTAACTCTAATCTTTTTTTCGACCACTCTTCTGTTTGGTGTAACCGAAATCATTGGTCACTTTATGATTCATGTTGTCCTAGTTATTTTTATCATTGAAGGTGTTTCCTTCTATAACCCACCAATTCGAATACACAAATCAATCATTGATCAAATGATTTTTGTATTTTTAAACTATATCTTTGTCCTTGCTACCTTTATACTTATTTATTATCGATTTGCTTAA
- the sigY gene encoding RNA polymerase sigma factor SigY: protein MDDKDLIKSAKRGDSLAFAMLFEKHYSFLVKYLIKVTMKPEIAEDLAQETMIKCIEKIKLYNGKSKFSSWLITIATNIYIDDLRKKKREQNWQEQEQALRKMKWQFESRNEEWNDVLDALGKLSDEIRIPIVLKHYYGYAYDEIADMLGIALGTVKSRIHNGIAAVRKELNDDDRRQDYPVKEETTTTRR, encoded by the coding sequence ATGGACGATAAAGACTTAATAAAGAGTGCAAAGCGAGGTGACTCTCTTGCATTTGCAATGCTTTTTGAAAAGCATTATTCCTTCTTAGTAAAATACTTGATTAAAGTTACGATGAAACCAGAAATCGCAGAGGACTTAGCTCAAGAAACGATGATAAAGTGCATTGAAAAAATTAAACTATACAACGGTAAATCTAAGTTTTCCTCTTGGCTCATCACAATAGCGACCAACATCTATATAGATGATTTACGTAAAAAGAAGAGAGAGCAAAATTGGCAAGAGCAGGAGCAGGCTCTTCGCAAAATGAAATGGCAGTTTGAGAGTAGAAATGAAGAGTGGAATGATGTTCTAGATGCACTTGGGAAACTATCAGATGAAATTCGTATTCCTATTGTGTTAAAGCATTATTATGGGTATGCCTATGATGAGATAGCAGACATGCTAGGAATTGCACTCGGTACCGTAAAATCACGAATTCACAATGGAATCGCAGCTGTTAGAAAGGAGTTGAACGATGATGACAGAAGACAAGATTATCCCGTTAAAGAAGAAACTACAACAACAAGACGTTGA
- a CDS encoding YxlC family protein — MMTEDKIIPLKKKLQQQDVDSDLIDKLNKGFNQLDNAYQTYTPNVQWFEQMVIKEKEAARRRLVKELIIFFISAITILSVLVLTIFKAPVIFLVLQVLVTIALPLGIYIHHRKQVILHDS; from the coding sequence ATGATGACAGAAGACAAGATTATCCCGTTAAAGAAGAAACTACAACAACAAGACGTTGATTCAGATCTCATCGATAAATTAAATAAGGGTTTTAACCAATTGGACAACGCCTATCAAACGTATACACCGAATGTTCAGTGGTTTGAACAGATGGTCATTAAAGAAAAAGAAGCTGCTAGAAGAAGACTTGTAAAAGAATTAATTATCTTCTTTATATCAGCTATTACTATATTAAGTGTATTAGTACTAACAATATTTAAAGCACCAGTTATTTTTCTAGTATTGCAAGTCTTAGTAACCATTGCTCTACCTCTAGGAATATATATCCACCATAGAAAACAGGTGATCCTACATGACAGCTGA
- a CDS encoding sigma-Y antisigma factor component — translation MTAEELAIIPFVALILIAQSTWLFLDARKRGHNYWLWGIVGLIQAPMPSLFYLLFVRKIFKTKK, via the coding sequence ATGACAGCTGAGGAACTAGCAATTATACCATTTGTAGCATTAATTTTAATTGCACAAAGTACCTGGCTTTTTCTAGATGCTAGAAAGAGAGGTCATAATTACTGGTTATGGGGAATTGTCGGATTAATTCAGGCTCCCATGCCTTCCTTGTTTTATCTACTCTTTGTTAGAAAAATATTTAAAACGAAAAAGTAG
- a CDS encoding YbjQ family protein — translation MIIVTTEFVPGKEVKELKGFVKGSTVQSKHIGKDLLAGLKTIVGGEIKDYTEMMTEARQIAIGRMVEDAKKSGANAVIGVRLETSSVMANASEIIAYGTAVYVE, via the coding sequence ATGATTATCGTGACTACTGAGTTTGTACCTGGTAAGGAAGTTAAAGAATTAAAAGGGTTTGTAAAAGGAAGTACGGTTCAGTCAAAACATATTGGAAAGGATCTTTTAGCTGGCCTAAAGACAATCGTAGGTGGAGAAATAAAAGATTACACAGAAATGATGACGGAAGCTAGACAAATAGCGATTGGAAGAATGGTAGAAGACGCGAAAAAATCAGGTGCGAATGCTGTTATTGGTGTGCGACTAGAAACGTCCAGCGTCATGGCGAATGCTTCTGAAATTATTGCCTATGGAACAGCTGTTTACGTAGAATAG
- the tenA gene encoding thiaminase II, with the protein MKFSQEIRKEADHIWEASFHHPFVTGIANGTLSLESFRYYVLQDAYYLSHFARIQALGAAKAEDLHTTNRLAIHAQGTYEAELSLHENFSKRLGITEEERQNFEAAPTAYAYTSHLYRAAYSGHLGDIIAALLPCYWLYYEIGERLQGSTPSEPIYQEWIEAYGGDWFRELVEEQINRLDELAEKVTEEDRKRMKEHFMISSQYEYSFWEMAYCLEKWPVQNTKLEV; encoded by the coding sequence ATGAAATTTTCACAAGAAATTAGAAAAGAAGCGGATCATATTTGGGAAGCAAGTTTTCACCATCCATTTGTAACAGGAATCGCGAATGGAACTTTATCACTTGAATCATTTCGTTACTATGTCTTACAAGATGCTTATTATTTATCTCATTTTGCACGAATTCAGGCACTAGGTGCAGCTAAAGCCGAGGATTTACATACTACAAATCGTTTAGCTATTCATGCACAAGGTACGTATGAGGCTGAATTATCATTACATGAAAATTTCTCAAAACGTCTAGGAATCACTGAAGAAGAAAGACAAAATTTCGAAGCAGCCCCTACAGCCTATGCCTATACTTCTCATCTTTACAGAGCTGCCTACTCCGGACATTTAGGCGATATTATTGCAGCTTTACTACCATGCTACTGGCTGTACTACGAAATTGGTGAAAGACTACAAGGTTCAACTCCTTCTGAACCAATCTACCAAGAATGGATCGAAGCATACGGTGGAGATTGGTTCCGAGAACTAGTTGAAGAACAAATCAATCGACTTGATGAACTTGCTGAAAAAGTAACAGAAGAAGATCGCAAACGTATGAAAGAACACTTTATGATTAGCAGCCAATACGAATACTCCTTCTGGGAAATGGCCTACTGCCTAGAAAAATGGCCTGTTCAAAATACGAAATTAGAAGTTTAA
- a CDS encoding ECF transporter S component translates to MKKGLKLTDILVTVVIAIAFGIVYKIWGPLYYAVKPFGLHADQLIYGMWFIAATVAFLIIRKPGVALLAETAAASGEFLMGSEFGLTVLLYGFIQGLFAELVLAAFRYKRFDLLVVCLAGLGAGLGSLVMDFAYGEVGDLAAWNLTLFIVARFVGAVLFTGVLAYYLVKALEATGVTNLVRPASKEDFDALDR, encoded by the coding sequence ATGAAAAAAGGTCTAAAGCTAACTGATATTTTAGTTACGGTGGTCATTGCCATCGCATTTGGAATTGTTTATAAAATCTGGGGACCACTTTATTATGCTGTGAAGCCATTTGGACTTCACGCCGATCAACTAATTTATGGAATGTGGTTTATTGCCGCAACGGTTGCATTCTTAATCATTAGAAAACCAGGTGTAGCATTACTCGCAGAAACGGCTGCCGCGTCTGGAGAATTTTTAATGGGGTCAGAATTTGGTCTTACGGTATTGTTATATGGTTTCATCCAAGGTTTATTTGCAGAGCTAGTACTAGCTGCTTTCCGCTATAAGCGTTTCGACTTACTTGTTGTATGTTTAGCTGGCCTTGGAGCAGGGCTAGGCTCACTTGTAATGGATTTTGCCTATGGTGAGGTTGGCGATCTAGCTGCCTGGAACTTAACATTGTTCATAGTAGCAAGATTTGTTGGAGCTGTATTGTTTACAGGGGTTCTTGCTTATTACCTAGTGAAGGCACTTGAAGCTACTGGAGTTACTAACCTGGTTCGTCCAGCTTCAAAAGAGGATTTTGATGCACTAGATCGTTAA
- a CDS encoding ATP-binding cassette domain-containing protein, whose amino-acid sequence MKKVAHVENLRLKFTGGESLLFKDLSSTFYQGEKVLLLGPSGCGKSSLLQVLTGLIPNSIDVPMKADSIEVPSSWGYVFQDPDTQFCMPFVDEEIAFVLENLQVRREKMNQKIEELLLKVGLNLDSTHTSINTLSGGMKQRLAIASVLALEPEVLFLDEPTAMLDPEGTKDIWDTIKNISQDKTVIIVEHKIDHVIDFIDRIILFDSTGQIIADGYKEEIFLNYKKEIREQGIWYPGVWDEYISERKTQLPEFTEEDANEVLRLENFIGYRNKEAKIHVPNCTVKAGEWIVIVGENGAGKSTLLHALFQFIKTSGQYDLMGTNIQHIQKLTKYLTFVFQNPEFQFITNSVYEEIAYALKMEKVNEMVIEEKVEELLTLFQLENHRKQHPYQLSMGQKRRLSVAASIVKGQQIMLLDEPTFGQDSKNTFALLELIEQYRRNGTTIVMVTHDKQIETHFATRVWHIEAGELTDDRVQIRPQPLLKRRVPYAN is encoded by the coding sequence ATGAAAAAAGTTGCACATGTTGAAAATTTACGCTTAAAGTTTACTGGAGGAGAATCCTTGTTATTCAAGGATTTATCCTCTACTTTTTATCAAGGAGAAAAGGTTCTGCTTCTCGGTCCATCGGGGTGTGGAAAATCTTCATTATTGCAAGTATTAACTGGGTTAATACCCAATTCAATTGATGTACCTATGAAGGCAGACAGTATAGAAGTTCCTTCGTCTTGGGGCTATGTGTTCCAAGACCCTGATACTCAATTTTGTATGCCGTTTGTAGATGAGGAAATTGCGTTTGTCCTTGAAAATCTCCAAGTGCGTCGAGAGAAAATGAACCAAAAAATTGAGGAGCTTCTTTTAAAAGTAGGATTGAATTTGGATTCAACACATACTTCAATTAACACATTATCAGGGGGCATGAAGCAACGGTTGGCGATTGCTTCTGTATTAGCTCTTGAACCTGAAGTTCTATTTTTAGATGAGCCAACAGCGATGCTTGATCCAGAAGGTACGAAAGATATTTGGGATACCATAAAAAACATAAGTCAAGACAAGACTGTAATTATCGTTGAACATAAAATTGATCATGTCATTGACTTTATAGATAGAATTATTCTGTTTGATTCGACAGGACAAATCATTGCAGATGGGTATAAAGAAGAAATCTTCTTGAACTACAAGAAAGAAATTAGAGAACAGGGAATTTGGTATCCGGGTGTATGGGATGAGTATATCAGTGAAAGAAAAACTCAACTGCCAGAGTTTACCGAAGAAGATGCAAATGAAGTCCTAAGGCTAGAAAATTTTATTGGCTACAGGAATAAAGAAGCAAAAATACATGTACCTAATTGTACGGTTAAAGCAGGAGAATGGATTGTAATAGTTGGAGAAAATGGAGCAGGAAAGAGTACTTTACTACACGCTTTATTTCAATTCATAAAAACATCAGGACAATATGATTTAATGGGTACAAACATTCAACATATTCAAAAGCTTACTAAGTATTTAACATTTGTCTTTCAAAATCCAGAATTCCAATTTATTACGAATTCTGTTTATGAAGAGATAGCGTATGCTTTAAAGATGGAGAAGGTAAATGAGATGGTTATTGAAGAAAAAGTGGAAGAACTGCTAACTCTTTTTCAGTTAGAGAATCATCGCAAACAGCATCCCTATCAGCTATCAATGGGGCAAAAACGTAGATTAAGTGTAGCAGCTTCCATTGTTAAGGGACAACAAATAATGCTCCTGGATGAACCAACATTTGGCCAGGATTCAAAAAATACTTTCGCATTACTTGAGCTCATTGAACAGTATCGTAGAAACGGAACAACAATAGTAATGGTTACACACGATAAACAGATTGAAACACATTTTGCAACAAGGGTATGGCATATTGAAGCGGGAGAACTTACCGATGACAGAGTTCAAATCAGACCTCAGCCTCTTTTAAAAAGGAGGGTGCCCTATGCAAATTAA